In Paeniglutamicibacter kerguelensis, one genomic interval encodes:
- a CDS encoding multidrug effflux MFS transporter: protein MTQSSKTSASLIAMLALLSAIGPFAIDMYLPAFPQMMSNLGTSAATVQLTLTAFMLGMALGQLVIGPLSDQFGRRKPLLMGAIACMAASVLCAVAPNVEILIGMRFLQGFAGAAGVVLARAIVSDSARGPQSAKMFSIMMTVGGIAPILSPLAGSSVIAFTGWRGVFWALAILNVIMVIGSVYLVKETLPKEGRSKGGIKALASNAGGVLRNKAFLGFTFAFAFSMAAMFGYIAASPFVFQNILGLGTTAFSLVFALNALGLTITSIIAMKLVDRVGPLRMTYIGVTGLTVFSAGLLAVIALGETPLIPTLALVFLALASLGFVFGNATALATDQVKEHAGSGSAIIGALQFTLAAVASPLVGLAGEDNAVPMALVMLAGGIIALLSMIALTRGAATTTGTELQEVHPEAVPTP from the coding sequence ATGACTCAGTCTTCAAAAACCTCAGCGTCTCTGATTGCCATGTTGGCGTTGTTGAGCGCCATTGGCCCCTTTGCCATCGACATGTACCTGCCGGCTTTTCCGCAGATGATGTCGAACCTAGGTACAAGCGCCGCAACCGTTCAGCTGACGCTCACCGCCTTCATGCTTGGCATGGCACTTGGCCAACTCGTTATCGGTCCGCTTTCGGACCAGTTCGGCCGTCGCAAGCCGCTGCTCATGGGTGCGATTGCCTGCATGGCCGCCAGCGTTCTTTGTGCCGTTGCGCCCAACGTTGAAATCCTGATCGGCATGCGTTTCCTGCAGGGCTTCGCGGGCGCGGCAGGGGTCGTATTGGCCCGTGCCATCGTCTCGGATTCGGCCCGTGGCCCACAGTCAGCCAAGATGTTCTCCATCATGATGACCGTCGGCGGCATTGCACCGATTCTTTCGCCACTGGCCGGAAGCTCGGTAATTGCCTTCACTGGTTGGCGCGGCGTGTTCTGGGCCCTGGCGATCCTGAACGTCATCATGGTCATTGGTTCCGTATACCTGGTGAAGGAAACGCTGCCCAAGGAAGGCCGCAGCAAGGGCGGCATCAAGGCACTCGCCTCGAACGCAGGCGGCGTACTGCGCAACAAGGCCTTCCTCGGGTTCACCTTCGCGTTCGCCTTCTCGATGGCCGCGATGTTCGGCTACATCGCAGCCTCGCCCTTCGTCTTCCAGAACATTCTGGGGCTTGGGACCACCGCATTCTCGTTGGTCTTTGCACTCAATGCCTTGGGATTGACCATCACCAGCATCATTGCCATGAAGCTGGTCGACCGCGTGGGCCCCCTGCGCATGACGTACATCGGCGTCACTGGCCTCACTGTCTTCAGCGCCGGACTGTTGGCCGTCATAGCGCTTGGTGAGACCCCACTCATTCCGACCTTGGCGCTGGTCTTCCTTGCACTGGCTTCCTTGGGCTTCGTCTTTGGAAACGCCACAGCCCTGGCCACCGACCAGGTCAAGGAGCATGCCGGCAGCGGATCGGCAATCATTGGCGCATTGCAGTTCACCTTGGCAGCCGTCGCTTCTCCGTTGGTTGGCCTGGCCGGCGAAGACAATGCAGTACCCATGGCTCTTGTCATGCTTGCAGGCGGAATCATCGCCCTGCTGAGCATGATTGCCCTGACTCGAGGCGCGGCAACAACCACTGGTACCGAACTTCAGGAAGTGCACCCCGAGGCCGTACCAACCCCCTAG
- a CDS encoding TM0106 family RecB-like putative nuclease has protein sequence MFFLEQDLIYSASDLVTAASCEFTSLSKLDEKLGRSKAAKSEADEMLERTAKLGDTHEHKVLGDLLEKFGEYDSSSGRGVKMLQAGVRGDRTSLEQAHQETLDALRMGADVVFQATFFDGEFVGFADFLIREDNGAYAVWDTKLARHPRVTALLQLAAYGDQLLAAGVEVAPHTTLVLGDNSHSVHRMHELLPVFRDRRNRFKSLVEAHQDQEQTVAWGQPGISACGRCDYCSEQVANHRDLLLVAGMSTSKRKKLMESGIATIDELAQSNTGSRDTHFKLAEQARMQVGLGGSDGIVGGVAYKVSGNQTISRLPEPNPGDIFFDFEGDPLWQDPFDESWGLEYLFGVIEIDTEAPVFKPFWAHSRAQERKAFTDFVAYLENRRETYPDMKVYHYAPYEKSALRNLSLRHVVAEDAIDQWLRDGLLVDLYDTVRHSLLISERSYSIKKLEPLYMGENLRGGDVKDAGASVVAYAKYCDALENDTAAAARILESISDYNEYDCLSTLRLRDWLLGLVPHEPRTEWVEETPLPDIDEVEPSAEELALRAYLESLPQNRALTDDERAIAMVAAATGYHRREAKQFWWEHFDRLDQPFDSWAETRNVFIVDDAEVVEDWHKASARARVESRVTELRGTMAEGSDFKVGSGWFAMYGQPLPPELEPSNADRAGLFNATVSENDERFVITEKSNTKVPPFGALPVALTPDQPINTTSLRDSLAELARTVGGSLPSLPKHPGIDILRKAAPRFSTLSGPPVPQEVNGLKNFVPAIVEALNDLDNSYLAVQGPPGTGKTFVASHVIAALVKQGWKVGVVAQSHAVVDNVLAKAITGAGVHPEQVAKKQKAGDKTQVPWDGTTDDAIERLLNGDEGALIGGTAWTMTGKRVPEGSLDLLVIDEAGQYSLANTLAVSRAAKRLLLLGDPQQLPQVTQGSHPQPVDESALGWLSAGHPTLPDELGYFLADSWRMHPELCEKVSALSYESKLHSAAAAATRSLSGVPAGVATVLVEHHGNTTQSVEEAHEIINQVRAHTGLSWVGGTDSAPRELLAGDILVVAAYNAQVNLLRAELDDAGLEDVKVGTVDKFQGQEAPVVIVSMACSSAEDAARGIEFLLNRNRINVAVSRGQWRAVIVRSPRLTHFLPPNPASFAELGAFLALGACYE, from the coding sequence GTGTTTTTCCTCGAACAAGACCTGATCTATTCCGCCAGCGACCTTGTAACCGCAGCAAGCTGCGAATTCACCTCGCTGAGCAAACTCGATGAAAAGCTGGGCCGCAGCAAGGCAGCGAAATCCGAAGCCGACGAAATGCTCGAACGCACGGCGAAGCTCGGGGACACCCACGAACACAAGGTGCTGGGCGACCTGCTGGAAAAATTCGGCGAATACGATTCTTCGTCTGGCCGCGGCGTCAAGATGCTGCAGGCGGGTGTCCGCGGGGACCGCACCTCGTTGGAACAGGCACACCAAGAAACACTGGATGCCTTGCGCATGGGCGCGGACGTTGTCTTCCAGGCAACGTTCTTTGACGGGGAATTCGTTGGCTTCGCCGATTTCCTGATTCGCGAGGACAACGGCGCCTACGCGGTGTGGGACACCAAATTGGCGCGCCACCCGCGCGTCACGGCACTGTTGCAGCTTGCCGCCTACGGCGACCAGCTTCTGGCCGCGGGCGTCGAGGTTGCGCCACACACCACCCTGGTGCTGGGCGACAACTCGCATTCGGTGCACCGGATGCATGAGCTACTGCCGGTCTTCAGGGACCGTCGGAACCGCTTCAAGTCGCTGGTTGAAGCCCACCAAGACCAAGAGCAGACCGTGGCCTGGGGCCAGCCCGGCATCAGCGCGTGCGGGCGCTGCGACTACTGCTCCGAGCAGGTCGCCAACCACCGCGACCTCCTTCTGGTCGCGGGAATGAGCACCTCCAAGCGCAAGAAGCTCATGGAATCGGGCATCGCCACCATCGACGAGCTGGCGCAAAGCAACACCGGGTCCCGGGACACCCACTTCAAGCTGGCGGAACAGGCCCGCATGCAAGTCGGTCTGGGCGGCAGCGACGGCATCGTCGGAGGCGTCGCCTACAAGGTCTCAGGCAACCAGACGATTTCCCGGCTGCCCGAGCCCAACCCCGGGGACATCTTCTTCGATTTCGAGGGCGACCCGCTCTGGCAGGACCCCTTCGACGAATCATGGGGTCTGGAATACCTCTTCGGCGTCATCGAAATCGACACCGAAGCACCCGTCTTCAAGCCGTTCTGGGCCCATTCGAGGGCACAGGAACGCAAGGCCTTCACCGACTTCGTCGCCTATCTCGAGAACCGCCGGGAAACCTACCCGGACATGAAGGTCTACCACTATGCCCCGTATGAGAAGAGCGCCCTGCGGAACCTGTCGCTGCGCCACGTGGTTGCAGAGGACGCCATCGATCAGTGGCTGCGCGACGGCCTGCTGGTCGACCTCTACGACACCGTCCGGCACTCGCTGTTGATCTCCGAACGCTCCTACTCCATCAAGAAACTCGAACCCCTCTACATGGGCGAGAACCTGCGCGGCGGGGACGTGAAGGACGCGGGGGCCTCGGTGGTCGCCTACGCCAAGTACTGCGACGCGCTGGAGAACGACACCGCTGCCGCCGCAAGGATCCTGGAATCCATCAGCGACTACAACGAGTACGACTGCCTCTCCACGCTGCGGCTTCGCGACTGGCTGCTGGGCCTGGTCCCGCACGAACCGCGCACGGAATGGGTCGAGGAAACCCCGCTGCCCGACATCGACGAGGTCGAACCCAGCGCCGAGGAACTGGCGCTGCGCGCCTACCTCGAATCGCTGCCACAAAACCGGGCGTTGACCGACGACGAGCGCGCCATCGCCATGGTTGCCGCGGCCACCGGCTATCACCGCCGCGAGGCCAAGCAGTTCTGGTGGGAGCACTTCGACAGGCTCGACCAGCCCTTCGATTCATGGGCCGAAACCCGCAACGTGTTCATCGTCGACGATGCCGAGGTCGTTGAGGACTGGCACAAGGCAAGCGCGCGGGCCAGGGTCGAATCCAGGGTCACCGAGCTGCGCGGCACCATGGCCGAGGGCTCGGACTTCAAGGTCGGCAGCGGCTGGTTCGCCATGTATGGGCAGCCGTTGCCTCCGGAACTGGAACCCAGCAACGCCGACCGGGCCGGGCTGTTCAATGCCACGGTGAGCGAAAACGACGAGCGTTTTGTCATCACCGAAAAATCCAACACCAAGGTCCCGCCCTTCGGGGCCCTGCCCGTCGCGCTGACCCCCGACCAGCCGATCAACACCACGTCCCTGCGTGATTCGCTGGCCGAGCTCGCCCGCACCGTGGGCGGTTCCCTGCCGTCGCTGCCCAAGCACCCCGGCATCGACATCCTGCGCAAGGCCGCCCCGCGTTTCTCCACGCTCTCCGGGCCGCCGGTGCCGCAGGAGGTCAACGGGCTGAAGAACTTCGTGCCCGCGATTGTCGAGGCCCTGAACGACCTCGACAATTCCTACCTTGCGGTGCAGGGGCCTCCGGGCACGGGCAAGACCTTCGTGGCTTCCCACGTCATTGCGGCCCTGGTGAAGCAGGGCTGGAAGGTCGGGGTCGTCGCGCAGTCCCACGCCGTGGTCGACAACGTCCTGGCCAAGGCCATCACCGGGGCCGGAGTGCACCCCGAACAGGTGGCCAAGAAGCAGAAGGCCGGCGACAAGACCCAGGTTCCATGGGACGGGACCACCGATGATGCGATCGAAAGGCTGCTCAACGGCGACGAGGGTGCGCTGATCGGCGGTACGGCCTGGACCATGACCGGCAAGCGGGTGCCCGAGGGATCGCTGGACCTGCTGGTCATCGACGAGGCTGGGCAGTATTCGCTGGCCAACACGCTGGCGGTGTCCCGCGCCGCCAAGCGCCTGTTGCTGCTCGGCGACCCCCAGCAATTGCCGCAGGTCACTCAGGGGTCCCACCCGCAACCCGTCGACGAGTCGGCGCTGGGGTGGCTCAGCGCCGGGCACCCGACGTTGCCGGACGAACTTGGTTACTTCCTTGCCGACTCCTGGCGCATGCACCCGGAACTCTGCGAAAAGGTCTCGGCGCTGAGCTACGAATCCAAGCTGCATTCGGCGGCCGCGGCCGCCACCCGCTCACTCTCCGGCGTGCCCGCCGGCGTTGCCACGGTCCTGGTCGAGCACCACGGCAACACCACGCAATCCGTCGAAGAAGCGCACGAGATCATCAACCAGGTGCGGGCCCACACGGGCCTGAGCTGGGTCGGCGGCACCGATTCGGCCCCGCGGGAATTGCTGGCCGGGGACATCCTGGTGGTTGCCGCCTACAACGCGCAGGTGAACCTGTTGCGCGCGGAGCTGGACGATGCGGGCCTTGAGGACGTCAAGGTCGGGACCGTCGACAAGTTCCAGGGCCAGGAGGCGCCGGTGGTCATCGTGTCCATGGCGTGTTCCTCTGCCGAGGACGCGGCGCGCGGCATCGAGTTCCTGCTCAACCGGAACCGGATCAACGTCGCAGTCTCGCGCGGGCAGTGGCGCGCGGTGATCGTGCGCTCCCCCAGGCTCACCCATTTCTTGCCGCCCAACCCCGCCTCGTTTGCGGAGCTCGGGGCCTTCCTGGCGCTCGGGGCATGTTATGAATAA
- a CDS encoding aldo/keto reductase: protein MTSRVLAGQKVNALGYGAMNIVHGYSNFPTPEATGRLLNEVLDAGVNHIDTATLYGGRRSEELIGEHLKHRRDEYFLASKGGLSLIDGRSAIDGRPELLLAQVDASLQQLQTDRIDLYYLHRLDPKVPVEESVGALAQAVAAGKIGGIGLSEISAATLRKAHAVYPIDAVQNEYSLATRNPEIAMLDACAELGTAFVAFSPLYRGYLSGNLRDIESLPEKDIRHFMPRFRAENYPQNLVLVDRLKQLAAQWGTTAAALSLAWVLAQGEHVHAIPGTTKSEHLAENMGALDVELDRDKLAQLNALINNETIHGSRYNSHQQTTVESEEF, encoded by the coding sequence ATGACTTCACGTGTGCTAGCCGGCCAAAAAGTAAACGCCCTCGGATACGGGGCCATGAACATCGTTCACGGCTACTCCAACTTCCCGACTCCGGAGGCAACCGGGCGCCTGCTTAACGAGGTCCTCGACGCGGGCGTCAACCACATCGACACGGCAACCCTCTACGGCGGCCGGCGCAGCGAAGAACTCATCGGTGAACACCTGAAGCACCGCCGCGACGAATACTTCCTGGCCTCCAAGGGCGGGTTGTCCCTGATCGACGGGCGCAGCGCCATTGACGGCCGCCCCGAGCTGCTGCTCGCCCAGGTCGATGCGTCGTTGCAGCAACTACAGACCGACCGCATCGACCTGTACTACCTGCACCGGCTCGATCCGAAGGTCCCGGTGGAGGAATCGGTTGGCGCCTTGGCGCAGGCGGTGGCCGCCGGAAAGATCGGCGGCATCGGCCTGTCGGAAATCTCGGCCGCAACGCTGCGCAAGGCCCACGCGGTGTACCCGATCGACGCCGTGCAGAACGAATACTCGCTGGCGACCCGCAACCCGGAAATCGCCATGCTGGATGCCTGCGCCGAACTGGGAACCGCATTCGTGGCCTTCAGCCCGCTGTATCGCGGCTACCTGTCGGGCAATCTGCGGGACATCGAGTCCCTGCCGGAGAAGGACATCCGCCACTTCATGCCGCGATTCCGCGCCGAAAACTACCCGCAGAACCTGGTGCTGGTCGACCGACTGAAGCAGCTGGCCGCGCAGTGGGGAACCACCGCGGCGGCCCTGTCGCTGGCCTGGGTGCTGGCGCAGGGAGAGCATGTCCACGCCATTCCCGGGACAACCAAGTCCGAGCATCTTGCCGAAAACATGGGCGCACTGGACGTCGAGCTGGACCGGGACAAGCTGGCCCAACTCAACGCCCTCATCAACAACGAGACGATCCACGGCAGCAGGTACAACTCCCACCAGCAGACGACCGTGGAGAGCGAAGAGTTCTAG
- the cynS gene encoding cyanase, with product MIHSQFSQTPREELTAVIIDTKTRKDLSWQELADGTGLSLAYVTAALLGQHPLPADAAEAVGNRLELDQEAVRLLQTIPLRGSIPGGIPTDPTIYRFYEMLQVYGSTLKALVHEQFGDGIISAINFKLDIKKVDDPEGGSRAVITLDGKYLPTKPF from the coding sequence ATGATTCATTCCCAGTTCTCACAGACACCCCGCGAGGAACTCACCGCTGTCATCATCGATACAAAGACCCGCAAGGACCTCTCATGGCAGGAACTTGCGGACGGCACCGGACTCAGCCTCGCCTATGTGACGGCAGCCCTGCTCGGCCAGCATCCACTCCCGGCCGACGCCGCGGAAGCGGTCGGCAACCGGCTTGAGCTGGACCAAGAAGCAGTTCGACTCCTGCAGACCATTCCCCTGCGCGGGAGCATCCCCGGCGGTATTCCAACGGACCCCACCATCTACCGCTTCTACGAAATGCTGCAGGTTTATGGCTCCACGTTGAAGGCGTTGGTGCACGAGCAATTCGGCGACGGAATCATCAGCGCCATCAATTTCAAACTGGATATCAAGAAGGTTGACGACCCGGAGGGAGGCTCCCGGGCAGTCATCACCCTGGACGGAAAGTACCTTCCGACCAAACCGTTCTAA
- a CDS encoding carbonic anhydrase: protein MQDIIDGFLKFQREAFPERSGLFSRLATSQNPGALFITCSDSRVVPELLTQREPGDLFVLRNAGNIVPAYGPEPGGVTATVEYAVAVLGVKDIVICGHSDCGAMTAISTGMDLGHLPAVASWLAHANAAKAVNAAHAHASDPERLASMVRGNVVAQLNNIKTHPSVALALDQKALNLHGWVYDIESGSIDTLDDSSGLFVSLADHPHAGNTPAGCAPAA from the coding sequence ATGCAAGACATCATCGATGGCTTTCTGAAGTTCCAACGAGAAGCCTTCCCTGAACGCTCAGGACTATTCAGTCGCCTTGCCACCAGCCAAAACCCGGGAGCATTGTTTATCACTTGCTCGGACAGCCGGGTGGTGCCAGAGCTCCTTACTCAAAGGGAGCCAGGCGATCTATTCGTCTTGCGCAATGCCGGCAATATCGTTCCGGCCTACGGCCCTGAACCTGGCGGAGTCACCGCCACCGTCGAGTACGCCGTTGCGGTCCTGGGCGTTAAGGACATCGTCATCTGCGGCCATTCCGACTGCGGTGCAATGACTGCCATTTCGACAGGAATGGACCTTGGGCACTTGCCGGCCGTCGCTAGCTGGCTTGCCCATGCCAATGCGGCCAAGGCCGTGAACGCCGCTCATGCCCACGCGTCAGACCCGGAACGACTGGCATCGATGGTTCGCGGGAATGTCGTCGCACAGCTGAACAACATCAAGACTCATCCGTCGGTGGCGCTCGCACTGGATCAGAAGGCCTTGAACCTTCATGGCTGGGTATATGACATCGAATCCGGCTCGATTGACACGCTGGACGATTCCTCCGGTCTTTTCGTCAGCCTGGCCGACCACCCGCACGCAGGAAACACGCCTGCCGGATGCGCTCCGGCCGCCTGA
- a CDS encoding MarR family winged helix-turn-helix transcriptional regulator — MEKVHEAAKALFQLTWWLQRKGPLRAGLEPLPATEVAILGYVEDHEGVGVTEVGIALNMKAPNVSAAVRALVERGLLEKVADQHDKRKALLFITELTRRNRKSIDRAVTGSLEEVLEGLSPEHRESLFASLAALSEVAERLRSHG, encoded by the coding sequence ATGGAAAAAGTTCATGAAGCAGCCAAGGCCCTCTTTCAATTGACTTGGTGGCTTCAGAGGAAGGGTCCGCTACGTGCAGGCCTGGAGCCGCTCCCCGCCACCGAGGTTGCGATCCTTGGGTACGTCGAAGACCACGAGGGGGTCGGCGTGACGGAAGTCGGGATCGCGTTGAACATGAAGGCGCCAAATGTTTCCGCGGCCGTGCGGGCGCTGGTCGAGCGGGGTCTGCTGGAAAAGGTTGCCGATCAGCATGACAAGCGAAAAGCGCTGCTCTTCATTACGGAGTTGACCCGGAGAAACCGAAAAAGCATCGATCGGGCGGTGACCGGTTCTCTTGAAGAGGTCTTGGAGGGGCTGTCGCCCGAGCATCGGGAGTCCCTCTTTGCTTCCCTGGCGGCTTTGAGCGAAGTGGCCGAACGCCTGCGCTCCCACGGGTAG
- a CDS encoding APC family permease: MSNQSIEDGNHLAVLGYEQSFDRSMSLWANFALGFTYLSPLVGVYSLFAIAMATGGPPSIFWIFIVAGGQFLVSLVFGEVVSQYPIHGGIYPWTRRLWGKRYAWMAAWIYIWAMIVTITAVAQFGSGFVASTFGVELTRGSTLLFSVALLLVALVLNFTGTKTLARVARIGLAAELIGVIAVGLYLLIFDRKQPFSIFLDSMGVEGEGSYSAAFMGAALAGLFLFYGFEACGDVAEEVSNPARRIPTAMMMTILVGGVSALLSFGGYVLAAPDLQSIVNGEDTDPIPAILESALGPVGAKIFLVIALTAFLSCVLSLQAAASRLMYSFARDGMIPGHRWLSKVSPTTKVPTNALIVACSIPLLICILIYFGSEQLLTQVTSFAILGIYVSFQAVVLASLRQRLKGWKPAGPFSLGSAGFIINVLALAYGLFAMYLLAKPGTSGDFFADWVVLIGLAIVAGSGALYLFIAQPDKKSDAPTGDAIEVAERLRGVHAKSS; encoded by the coding sequence ATGAGCAACCAAAGCATCGAAGACGGCAACCACCTCGCCGTCCTGGGATACGAGCAGTCCTTCGACCGCTCGATGTCACTCTGGGCAAACTTTGCCCTCGGCTTCACCTACCTTTCGCCCCTGGTGGGCGTGTACTCGCTCTTTGCCATCGCCATGGCAACCGGCGGACCGCCATCCATCTTCTGGATCTTCATCGTTGCCGGCGGCCAGTTCCTGGTCTCACTGGTCTTCGGCGAGGTCGTCTCCCAGTACCCCATCCACGGCGGCATCTACCCGTGGACCCGGCGGCTCTGGGGCAAGCGCTACGCCTGGATGGCGGCCTGGATCTACATCTGGGCGATGATCGTCACGATCACCGCCGTGGCCCAGTTCGGTTCGGGCTTCGTGGCCAGCACCTTCGGCGTCGAACTCACCCGGGGCAGTACGCTGCTGTTCTCCGTGGCACTGCTGCTGGTTGCCTTGGTCCTGAACTTCACGGGAACCAAGACTCTGGCGCGCGTGGCCCGCATCGGCCTGGCCGCGGAACTCATCGGCGTGATCGCCGTCGGCCTGTACTTGTTGATCTTCGACCGCAAGCAGCCCTTCAGCATCTTCCTTGATTCCATGGGCGTTGAGGGCGAGGGAAGCTACTCGGCCGCCTTCATGGGCGCAGCGCTGGCCGGCCTGTTCCTCTTCTACGGCTTCGAGGCCTGCGGGGACGTCGCCGAAGAGGTCAGCAATCCGGCTCGCCGCATCCCCACCGCCATGATGATGACCATCCTGGTCGGCGGGGTCTCGGCGCTACTCTCCTTCGGCGGTTACGTCCTGGCCGCCCCGGACCTGCAGTCGATCGTCAACGGCGAGGACACCGACCCGATCCCCGCGATCCTCGAGTCCGCGCTAGGGCCGGTCGGCGCAAAGATCTTCCTGGTCATCGCACTGACAGCGTTCCTGTCCTGCGTGCTTTCGCTGCAGGCCGCGGCCTCGCGGTTGATGTACTCGTTCGCCCGCGACGGCATGATCCCGGGCCACCGCTGGCTGTCTAAGGTTTCGCCGACCACCAAGGTGCCGACCAACGCACTGATCGTTGCCTGCTCGATCCCGCTGCTGATCTGCATCTTGATCTACTTCGGCTCCGAACAGCTGCTGACCCAGGTGACAAGCTTCGCCATCCTGGGCATCTATGTTTCGTTCCAGGCCGTGGTGCTCGCGTCCTTGCGCCAGCGCCTGAAGGGCTGGAAGCCGGCGGGTCCGTTCTCCCTGGGCTCGGCAGGCTTCATCATCAACGTGCTGGCCTTGGCCTACGGCTTGTTTGCCATGTACCTGCTGGCGAAGCCCGGCACCTCGGGCGACTTCTTCGCCGACTGGGTGGTGCTCATCGGCCTGGCGATCGTCGCCGGTTCCGGCGCCCTCTATCTCTTCATCGCCCAGCCCGACAAGAAGTCGGACGCCCCCACCGGGGATGCCATCGAGGTGGCCGAACGGCTGCGCGGGGTGCACGCCAAGTCCTCGTAG
- the cynR gene encoding transcriptional regulator CynR has protein sequence MTAFSYSVQDLFSIKSIELSYSLNGMMLRHVRYLSAVAEHGNFTRAAEALFISQPTLSQQIKQLEKSLQVQLLDRTGRTVRLTDAGEAYLHYAKLAVRDLDAGERAIHDVKDLSRGSLRLAMTPTFTAYLIGPLLERFNSLHPGIAISVQEMTQDRIEAALAEDRLDLGIAFSGVRSLEIESQSLFVETLSMVRGEAHPRAGRKGAVTSKELGQEDLVLLSRDFATRIHIDNYCQDHGIGPRIAIEANSISAIVETVRRGRLATILPEAIAREYEGLESIAIVPEIPSRTASLLRRKGAYRNAASQAFTELISNWN, from the coding sequence ATGACCGCCTTTAGCTATAGTGTCCAAGACCTGTTTTCGATCAAATCAATAGAACTTTCCTATAGTCTGAATGGCATGATGCTGCGCCATGTCCGTTACCTGTCCGCCGTCGCCGAACACGGGAATTTCACCCGCGCTGCGGAAGCGTTGTTCATTTCGCAGCCGACCCTTTCGCAGCAGATCAAACAGCTGGAGAAGTCGCTGCAGGTCCAGCTGCTGGACAGAACGGGACGGACGGTGCGGCTGACCGACGCGGGCGAGGCCTACCTGCACTATGCGAAGCTCGCCGTGCGGGATTTGGATGCCGGTGAACGTGCCATTCACGACGTCAAGGATCTGAGCCGTGGCTCGCTTCGGTTGGCAATGACGCCCACATTCACCGCGTATTTGATCGGTCCGCTGCTTGAGCGATTCAACTCATTGCATCCGGGCATAGCAATCAGTGTGCAGGAAATGACGCAGGACCGGATTGAGGCGGCCTTGGCGGAGGATCGACTTGATCTCGGCATCGCATTTTCCGGGGTTCGGTCGTTGGAGATTGAATCCCAATCGCTGTTTGTGGAAACGCTCAGCATGGTCCGCGGCGAGGCCCATCCACGGGCGGGCCGGAAAGGAGCGGTGACATCGAAGGAGCTGGGGCAAGAGGACTTGGTGCTTCTGAGCCGTGATTTTGCGACGAGGATCCATATCGATAACTACTGCCAGGATCACGGCATTGGGCCACGCATTGCTATCGAGGCCAACTCGATCAGTGCAATCGTTGAAACCGTTCGCCGCGGGCGGCTCGCAACCATTTTGCCCGAGGCAATTGCCCGTGAATACGAGGGGCTTGAGTCGATTGCAATAGTGCCAGAGATTCCCTCGCGCACGGCTTCCTTGCTCCGGAGGAAGGGAGCCTATCGGAACGCAGCCAGCCAGGCCTTCACTGAATTGATTTCAAATTGGAATTAG
- a CDS encoding FadR/GntR family transcriptional regulator: MTQHAPPGRGPRSAVFAPLGGAARSMQVAQRLTDAILLGVIKPGERLPTEAELAKRFGVALVTAREALSEIREAGLVETRRGRDGGSFVLASEDTPEQVLMARLRSISRIELADVGTYEATLCAGAAERAAELASPEEAARLATWWEGADFSSAQSAARNQGGLLLEISVASQSPRLVREQIRFQAEFGQLLWLGLGECGVREKVSALNSEIVQAIGAGDAGRARAVVRAELKILTTWLLMTKERLEAAA, from the coding sequence ATGACACAGCATGCACCCCCTGGCAGAGGGCCGCGCAGCGCCGTGTTCGCACCCCTGGGCGGAGCGGCACGCTCCATGCAGGTGGCGCAGCGGCTCACCGACGCCATACTCCTGGGTGTCATAAAGCCCGGCGAGCGCCTGCCCACCGAGGCCGAGCTCGCCAAGCGGTTCGGGGTTGCGCTTGTTACCGCCCGTGAGGCACTGAGCGAAATCCGCGAGGCCGGGCTTGTCGAAACCAGGCGCGGCCGCGACGGAGGGTCCTTTGTGCTGGCTTCGGAGGACACCCCGGAGCAGGTCCTCATGGCGCGCCTGCGCTCAATATCCCGCATCGAACTGGCCGACGTCGGCACCTACGAGGCGACGCTGTGCGCCGGCGCGGCAGAACGCGCGGCCGAGTTGGCTTCGCCCGAGGAGGCCGCAAGGCTGGCGACCTGGTGGGAGGGGGCCGACTTCTCTTCGGCGCAAAGCGCGGCCCGAAACCAGGGCGGCCTGCTGCTGGAAATTTCCGTTGCCTCGCAATCACCGCGCCTGGTGCGTGAACAAATCCGCTTCCAGGCGGAATTCGGCCAGCTACTCTGGCTGGGCCTGGGTGAGTGCGGGGTCCGGGAAAAGGTTTCGGCGCTGAACTCGGAAATCGTCCAGGCCATTGGTGCCGGCGACGCCGGGCGTGCCCGGGCGGTCGTCCGAGCCGAACTGAAGATCCTGACCACATGGCTGTTGATGACCAAGGAACGGCTGGAGGCCGCGGCATGA